The proteins below come from a single Micromonospora citrea genomic window:
- a CDS encoding mechanosensitive ion channel family protein, with protein sequence MQSYLGTIVAALAAAAIALFVVEVGHRVVRRLGRRSLLLTELTEHAHRSIQVAATVLAVQFAVRLSTGYAVGEQWRRVLLHALVLAVIASAAWLVASLLVVAEDTALARFRVDVPDNRHARRVRTQVVMLRRLTIAVIVVLAVGVMLMTFPAVRGIGAGVLTSAGVVGVVAALAAQSLLSNVFAGLQLAFSDAVRLDDVVVVEGEWGRIEELTLSYVVVQIWDDRRLILPTSYFTSKPFQNWTRTEAAVLGTAEFDVDWAIPVQAMREELRRLVESTELWDGRVCVLQVTDATGGMIKVRALVSAADAGSLWDLRCLVREHMVAWIRDHRPTAMPRLRTELGDAESNLPWQWVRPRRPVRRLADGEVPDDARVFGGSDDGDARSEAFVGPDEPAEARR encoded by the coding sequence GTGCAGAGCTACCTCGGAACGATCGTCGCCGCGCTCGCCGCGGCGGCGATCGCTCTCTTCGTGGTCGAGGTCGGACACCGGGTGGTCCGGCGGCTCGGCCGGCGCTCGCTGCTGCTGACCGAGCTCACCGAGCACGCGCACCGGTCGATCCAGGTCGCCGCCACCGTCCTCGCCGTGCAGTTCGCCGTCCGCCTCAGCACCGGCTACGCGGTCGGCGAGCAGTGGCGGCGGGTGCTGCTGCACGCGCTGGTGCTCGCCGTGATCGCCAGCGCCGCCTGGCTGGTCGCCTCGCTGCTCGTCGTCGCGGAGGACACCGCGCTGGCCCGGTTCCGGGTGGACGTGCCCGACAACCGGCACGCGCGGCGGGTGCGGACCCAGGTGGTGATGCTGCGCCGGTTGACCATCGCGGTGATCGTCGTGCTCGCCGTCGGCGTGATGCTGATGACCTTCCCCGCCGTACGCGGCATCGGCGCCGGCGTGCTGACCAGTGCCGGTGTGGTCGGTGTGGTCGCCGCGCTGGCCGCGCAGAGCCTGCTGAGCAACGTCTTCGCCGGCCTCCAGCTCGCCTTCAGCGACGCGGTCCGCCTCGACGACGTGGTGGTGGTCGAGGGGGAGTGGGGCCGGATCGAGGAACTGACGCTCAGCTACGTCGTGGTGCAGATCTGGGACGACCGGCGGCTGATCCTGCCCACCTCGTACTTCACCAGCAAGCCCTTCCAGAACTGGACGCGGACGGAGGCGGCCGTGCTGGGCACCGCCGAGTTCGACGTCGACTGGGCGATCCCGGTGCAGGCGATGCGGGAGGAGCTGCGCCGGCTCGTGGAGAGCACCGAGCTGTGGGACGGCCGGGTCTGCGTACTCCAGGTGACCGACGCGACCGGCGGCATGATCAAGGTACGCGCGCTGGTCAGCGCCGCCGACGCCGGCAGCCTCTGGGACCTGCGTTGCCTGGTCCGCGAGCACATGGTCGCCTGGATCCGCGACCACCGGCCGACCGCGATGCCCCGGCTGCGCACGGAACTCGGCGACGCGGAGAGCAACCTGCCCTGGCAGTGGGTGCGGCCCCGGCGGCCGGTGCGCCGCCTCGCCGACGGCGAGGTGCCGGACGACGCCCGCGTCTTCGGGGGCAGCGACGACGGCGACGCCCGCAGCGAGGCGTTCGTCGGCCCCGACGAGCCCGCCGAGGCCCGCCGCTGA
- a CDS encoding ABC transporter permease encodes MSELTLRPTRAGEALVMVARCLRLSRRNVDALLTSLLLPVLLMLLFVYLFGGAIDTGTRYVTYVVPGVLLLCASFGAATTAVSVTTDLTNGVIERFRTMDVSATAILGGHVAASIARNTVSTVLVLAVAVGIGFRPAVDPLRWLGAFGVLLLFLLAASWLSAAFGLLARTPEAASGFTFLAMFLPYPSSAFVPVETMPSWLHGFADHQPVTPVIETLRALLLDTPTGAAPTLAVAWCLGILAVSVPLTAVLFRRRVA; translated from the coding sequence GTGTCTGAGCTGACCCTGCGACCGACCCGCGCCGGCGAGGCGCTCGTCATGGTGGCGCGTTGCCTGCGGCTGTCCCGCCGCAACGTCGACGCGCTGCTCACGTCGCTGCTGCTGCCGGTGCTGCTGATGCTGCTCTTCGTCTACCTGTTCGGCGGCGCGATCGACACCGGCACCCGGTACGTCACCTACGTGGTGCCCGGCGTCCTGCTGCTCTGCGCCAGCTTCGGCGCGGCCACCACCGCCGTCAGCGTGACCACCGACCTGACCAACGGCGTCATCGAGCGGTTTCGCACGATGGACGTCAGCGCCACCGCGATCCTCGGCGGGCACGTCGCCGCCAGCATCGCCCGCAACACCGTCTCCACGGTGCTGGTGCTCGCCGTCGCCGTCGGCATCGGCTTCCGCCCGGCCGTGGACCCGCTCCGCTGGCTGGGCGCGTTCGGGGTGCTGCTGCTCTTCCTGCTCGCCGCGTCCTGGCTGTCGGCGGCGTTCGGCCTGCTGGCCCGCACCCCGGAGGCCGCCAGCGGATTCACCTTCCTGGCGATGTTCCTGCCCTATCCGAGCAGCGCGTTCGTGCCGGTGGAGACGATGCCGAGCTGGCTCCACGGCTTCGCCGACCACCAGCCCGTCACGCCCGTCATCGAGACGCTGCGCGCCCTGCTGCTGGACACCCCGACGGGCGCGGCGCCGACCCTCGCCGTGGCCTGGTGCCTGGGCATCCTGGCCGTCTCGGTGCCGCTGACGGCCGTGCTGTTCCGCCGCCGCGTGGCCTGA
- a CDS encoding TIGR03557 family F420-dependent LLM class oxidoreductase — protein MRIGYFLSTEEYAPAELLEQARGAERAGFEALWISDHYHPWTDAQGQSPFVWSVIGALSQVCRLPVTTAVTCPTVRLHPAVVAQAAATSAVMHSGRFVLGVGSGEALNEHILGDAWPQTDVRLEMLEEAVEVMRELWRGGFVNHHGRHYTVEHARIYTLPDTPPPVYVSGFGPKAVDLAARIGDGFVNTSPDAELVRRFREGGGGDKPCQAGFKAAYAQTEEEGMRIAYERWPNAGVPGELSQVLPSPRHFEQAAELVRPEMMKDAFVCGRDADAHLAKIEEYAKAGFDEVYVANTGPNWQGLLDLYQREVLPRLR, from the coding sequence ATGAGGATCGGCTACTTTCTGTCCACCGAGGAGTACGCGCCCGCGGAGCTGCTGGAGCAGGCGCGCGGCGCCGAGCGGGCCGGCTTCGAGGCGCTCTGGATCTCCGACCACTACCACCCCTGGACGGACGCGCAGGGGCAGAGCCCCTTCGTCTGGTCGGTGATCGGCGCGCTCAGCCAGGTCTGCCGGCTCCCGGTCACCACCGCCGTGACCTGCCCGACCGTGCGCCTCCACCCGGCCGTCGTGGCGCAGGCGGCGGCCACCAGCGCCGTCATGCACTCCGGCCGCTTCGTGCTCGGGGTGGGCAGCGGCGAGGCGCTCAACGAGCACATCCTCGGCGACGCCTGGCCGCAGACCGACGTGCGGCTGGAGATGCTGGAGGAGGCCGTCGAGGTGATGCGCGAGCTGTGGCGGGGCGGCTTCGTCAACCACCACGGCAGGCACTACACCGTCGAGCACGCCCGGATCTACACGCTGCCGGACACTCCCCCGCCGGTCTACGTCTCCGGTTTCGGCCCGAAGGCCGTCGACCTGGCGGCCCGGATCGGCGACGGCTTCGTCAACACGTCCCCCGACGCCGAACTGGTGCGCCGGTTCCGCGAGGGCGGCGGCGGCGACAAGCCCTGCCAGGCCGGCTTCAAGGCGGCGTACGCGCAGACCGAGGAGGAGGGGATGCGGATCGCGTACGAGCGGTGGCCGAACGCCGGGGTGCCCGGCGAGCTGTCCCAGGTGCTGCCCTCGCCCCGGCACTTCGAGCAGGCCGCCGAGCTGGTCCGGCCGGAGATGATGAAGGACGCGTTCGTCTGCGGGCGGGACGCCGACGCGCACCTGGCGAAGATCGAGGAGTACGCCAAGGCCGGCTTCGACGAGGTCTACGTGGCCAACACGGGCCCGAACTGGCAGGGCCTGCTCGACCTCTACCAGCGCGAGGTGCTGCCACGCCTGCGCTGA
- a CDS encoding glycoside hydrolase family 3 protein, translated as MSTGSLAALAAAVLQPGFVGTTPPPWICRWLGEGLGSVVLFARNVVDPEQVAALTATLRAERPDVVVAIDEEAGDVTRIESARGSSRPGNFALGAVDDPALTEQVARDLGADLAELGITLNYAPDADVNSNPANPVIGVRSFGAEPALVARHTAAWVRGLQAGGVAACAKHFPGHGDTRVDSHHDLPWITADRARLDAVELAPFRAAVAAGAQAVMTGHLLVPALDPELPATLSGRILGGLLRDELGFSGVVVTDAVEMRAVADRYGFAGAAVRALAAGADAVCIGGERADEESARLLRDAVVAAVVAGDLPEERLAEAAKRVGQLAAWTVGVRADLPPRPRPGAEGSAVGLAAARRALRVTTAPAGVGALPLTGPVHVVEFEPPRNIAIGPETPWGLAAPLTALLAGTTTVRYAEADVPVDPTVGAAGRCVVLVVRDLHRHGWMRAAVGRALAARPDAVVVELGVPEEVTGAVHVATHGATRAAARAAAELLTGR; from the coding sequence GTGAGCACGGGGAGCCTGGCGGCCCTGGCCGCCGCCGTCCTGCAGCCCGGATTCGTCGGCACCACCCCGCCGCCCTGGATCTGCCGCTGGCTCGGCGAGGGCCTCGGCTCGGTGGTGCTCTTCGCCCGCAACGTGGTCGACCCGGAGCAGGTGGCCGCGCTCACCGCCACCCTGCGCGCCGAGCGTCCCGACGTCGTCGTCGCCATCGACGAGGAGGCCGGCGACGTGACCCGGATCGAGTCCGCCCGGGGCAGCTCCCGGCCGGGCAACTTCGCCCTCGGGGCGGTGGACGACCCGGCGCTGACCGAGCAGGTCGCCCGGGACCTCGGCGCCGACCTCGCCGAGCTCGGGATCACCCTGAACTACGCGCCGGACGCCGACGTCAACTCCAACCCGGCCAACCCCGTGATCGGCGTCCGTTCCTTCGGCGCCGAGCCGGCACTGGTCGCCCGGCACACCGCCGCCTGGGTGCGGGGCCTGCAGGCCGGCGGGGTCGCCGCCTGCGCCAAGCACTTCCCCGGGCACGGCGACACCCGCGTCGACTCGCACCACGACCTGCCCTGGATCACCGCCGACCGGGCCCGCCTCGACGCCGTCGAGCTGGCCCCGTTCCGGGCCGCCGTGGCCGCCGGGGCGCAGGCGGTGATGACCGGCCACCTGCTGGTCCCGGCGCTCGACCCGGAGCTGCCGGCCACCCTCAGCGGCCGGATCCTCGGCGGGCTGCTCCGCGACGAGCTGGGCTTCTCCGGCGTCGTGGTCACCGACGCGGTGGAGATGCGGGCGGTCGCCGACCGGTACGGCTTCGCCGGCGCCGCGGTGCGCGCCCTCGCTGCCGGGGCCGACGCGGTCTGCATCGGCGGGGAACGCGCCGACGAGGAGTCGGCGCGGCTGCTGCGCGACGCCGTCGTGGCCGCCGTCGTCGCCGGCGACCTGCCCGAGGAGCGCCTCGCGGAGGCGGCCAAGCGGGTCGGCCAGCTCGCCGCCTGGACGGTGGGTGTCCGCGCCGACCTGCCGCCGCGGCCCCGCCCCGGGGCCGAGGGCTCGGCGGTCGGGCTGGCCGCCGCCCGGCGGGCGCTGCGGGTCACCACCGCGCCCGCCGGCGTCGGCGCGCTGCCGCTGACCGGCCCGGTGCACGTGGTCGAGTTCGAGCCGCCGCGCAACATCGCCATCGGCCCCGAGACGCCCTGGGGCCTGGCCGCCCCGCTGACCGCCCTGCTCGCCGGCACCACCACCGTCCGCTACGCGGAGGCCGACGTGCCCGTCGACCCGACCGTCGGGGCGGCCGGCCGGTGCGTGGTGCTGGTGGTGCGGGACCTGCACCGGCACGGCTGGATGCGGGCGGCGGTGGGCCGCGCGCTGGCCGCCCGACCGGACGCGGTCGTGGTCGAGCTGGGCGTGCCCGAGGAGGTCACCGGCGCGGTCCACGTCGCCACCCACGGCGCCACCCGGGCCGCCGCCCGGGCCGCCGCCGAGCTGCTGACCGGCCGCTGA
- a CDS encoding TetR/AcrR family transcriptional regulator, with protein MSDADVELPESIELAWGLRERPGKGPRRSLTIEQVVAAGIRVAEADGLAAVSMSRVAGELGMATMSLYRYVSAKNDLLTLMADAAYGEPPTPRAPDEGWRPAIARWAYGTVTAIRRHPWIRQVPVSGPPMGPNGVRWMEQGLAALRGTGLRGTERLSTILLVDGYARYWATLTADMTEAAANEQLSPDDVGARYWQQLARLTRHGPYPAIRELLADAGMESDGEVDAEWRFGLDRILDGVEALIRDRAAAG; from the coding sequence ATGAGCGACGCCGACGTCGAGCTGCCGGAGAGCATCGAGCTCGCCTGGGGCCTGCGGGAACGCCCCGGCAAGGGCCCTCGGCGCAGCCTCACCATCGAACAGGTGGTGGCCGCCGGCATCCGGGTGGCAGAGGCCGACGGGCTGGCGGCGGTGTCGATGAGCCGGGTCGCCGGCGAGCTGGGCATGGCCACCATGTCGCTCTACCGCTACGTCTCGGCCAAGAACGACCTGCTGACACTCATGGCCGACGCCGCGTACGGGGAGCCACCCACGCCGCGCGCCCCGGACGAGGGCTGGCGGCCGGCCATCGCCCGCTGGGCGTACGGCACCGTGACGGCGATCCGCCGCCACCCCTGGATCCGGCAGGTGCCGGTCAGCGGCCCGCCGATGGGCCCCAACGGGGTCCGCTGGATGGAGCAGGGGCTCGCCGCCCTGCGCGGCACCGGCCTGCGCGGCACCGAGCGGCTCTCGACCATCCTGCTGGTCGACGGGTACGCCCGGTACTGGGCCACGCTCACCGCCGACATGACCGAGGCGGCAGCGAACGAACAGCTCAGCCCGGACGACGTCGGCGCGCGGTACTGGCAGCAGCTCGCCCGGCTGACCCGGCACGGCCCCTACCCCGCCATCCGGGAGCTGCTGGCGGACGCCGGGATGGAGTCGGACGGGGAGGTCGACGCGGAGTGGCGGTTCGGCCTCGACCGGATCCTCGACGGCGTCGAGGCGCTGATCCGCGACCGCGCGGCGGCGGGCTGA
- a CDS encoding cysteine desulfurase-like protein, giving the protein MPFDIARTRAAYPALAEGFVHLDGAGGTQTAAPVVDAVTDAMRAAVGNRSSAFTPGRRSLEMVAAARAAVADLLGADPDGVVLGPSATALTYTLARTLGASWRPGDAVVLSRLDHDANVRPWAQAAEAAGATVRWAEFDRDTGELPAGQYADLVGERTRLVAVTAGSNAIGTVPDVAAIAKTAHAAGALVCVDGVHSVPHGPTDLATLGADFLVTSAYKWSGPHLAAMVADPTTWERLRPAKLLPSSDAVPERFEYGTPSFPLLAGVTAAVDHLAGLDPAATGGRRDRLRAGLAAARAHEESLLDRLLAGLAALPAVRVLGSPARRCPTVSFRLAGLCPQRTQEELGAAGFCLSAGDYYAYEYFQTMGLRDSGGAVRASIYHYNTADEVDRLLAELDRLAGAGGRMAG; this is encoded by the coding sequence ATGCCCTTCGACATCGCCCGCACCCGCGCCGCCTACCCCGCCCTGGCCGAGGGCTTCGTCCACCTCGACGGGGCCGGGGGCACCCAGACCGCCGCGCCCGTGGTCGACGCGGTCACCGACGCGATGCGGGCCGCGGTGGGCAACCGCAGCTCCGCGTTCACGCCCGGCCGGCGGTCCCTGGAGATGGTGGCCGCGGCCCGGGCGGCGGTGGCGGACCTGCTCGGCGCGGATCCCGACGGGGTGGTGCTGGGCCCGAGCGCGACGGCGCTGACCTACACGCTGGCCCGTACCCTCGGCGCGAGCTGGCGGCCCGGCGACGCGGTGGTGCTCTCCCGGCTCGACCACGACGCGAACGTCCGCCCGTGGGCGCAGGCCGCCGAGGCGGCGGGCGCGACGGTGCGCTGGGCCGAGTTCGACCGGGACACCGGGGAGCTGCCGGCCGGCCAGTACGCGGACCTGGTCGGCGAGCGCACCCGCCTCGTCGCGGTGACCGCCGGCAGCAACGCGATCGGCACCGTCCCCGACGTGGCCGCCATCGCCAAGACCGCGCACGCCGCCGGCGCCCTGGTCTGCGTCGACGGAGTGCACTCGGTGCCGCACGGCCCCACCGACCTCGCCACGCTGGGCGCCGACTTCCTGGTCACCAGCGCCTACAAGTGGTCGGGGCCGCACCTGGCCGCGATGGTGGCCGACCCGACCACGTGGGAGCGGCTGCGTCCGGCGAAGCTGCTGCCCTCCTCCGACGCGGTCCCCGAGCGCTTCGAGTACGGCACGCCCAGCTTCCCGCTGCTGGCCGGCGTCACCGCCGCGGTGGACCACCTGGCGGGGCTGGACCCGGCGGCCACCGGCGGCCGCCGCGACCGGCTGCGCGCCGGGCTGGCCGCCGCGCGGGCGCACGAGGAGTCGCTGCTGGACCGGCTGCTCGCCGGGCTCGCCGCGCTGCCCGCCGTCCGGGTGCTCGGCTCCCCCGCGCGGCGCTGCCCGACCGTGTCGTTCCGGCTGGCCGGGCTCTGCCCGCAGCGGACCCAGGAGGAGCTGGGGGCGGCCGGGTTCTGCCTCTCCGCGGGCGACTACTACGCCTACGAGTACTTCCAGACGATGGGGCTGCGGGACAGCGGCGGCGCGGTGCGCGCCAGCATCTACCACTACAACACCGCCGACGAGGTGGACCGGTTGCTCGCCGAACTCGACCGGCTCGCCGGCGCCGGGGGCAGAATGGCGGGGTGA
- a CDS encoding GNAT family N-acetyltransferase, whose amino-acid sequence MSTLVEDNPAEHRFEILVDDALAGFAAYEPRGEVLVFTRTEVDPKFQNMGVGAALVRGTLDQLRERGATLVPRCSFVSAFIDRHPEYADLVEVEA is encoded by the coding sequence GTGAGCACCCTGGTCGAGGACAATCCCGCCGAGCACCGCTTCGAGATCCTGGTCGACGACGCGCTGGCCGGGTTCGCCGCGTACGAGCCGCGCGGGGAGGTGCTGGTCTTCACCCGCACGGAGGTGGACCCGAAGTTCCAGAACATGGGCGTCGGGGCGGCGCTGGTCCGGGGCACCCTCGACCAGCTCCGCGAGCGCGGCGCGACGCTGGTGCCGCGCTGCTCGTTCGTCTCCGCCTTCATCGACCGCCACCCGGAGTACGCCGACCTGGTCGAGGTCGAGGCCTAG
- a CDS encoding ATP-binding cassette domain-containing protein, producing MTETAAVETVDLGKRFGGVAVLDGLTMRVARGSVYALLGPNGAGKTTTVRILATLAVPDGGVARVNGHDVVRDRRRVRRSISLAGQHAALDDQQTGSENLRMMGRLVGLSPAAARRRSADLLERFDLAAAGGRRVVTYSGGMRRRLDLAASLLGEPSVIFLDEPTTGLDPRSRQSLWEVVAELAGAGVTVLLTTQYLEEADRLADRIAVLHGGRLAAEGSAGELKRRFGAHRLELTMRDARSFAEAARRLGDRVTHREPDRLELAVGTGGDAAEIRRLLDQADPDRRGLARFVVREATLDDVFLTLTGDPVTAHREVARV from the coding sequence GTGACGGAGACAGCAGCGGTGGAGACCGTCGACCTCGGCAAGCGCTTCGGCGGGGTGGCGGTGCTCGACGGACTGACCATGCGGGTGGCCCGGGGCAGCGTGTACGCGCTGCTCGGCCCCAACGGGGCCGGCAAGACCACGACCGTGCGGATCCTGGCCACGCTCGCCGTGCCCGACGGGGGCGTGGCCCGGGTCAACGGCCACGACGTGGTCCGCGACCGGCGTCGGGTGCGGCGGTCGATCAGCCTCGCCGGCCAGCACGCGGCGCTCGACGACCAGCAGACCGGCTCGGAGAACCTGCGCATGATGGGCCGGCTGGTCGGGCTGTCCCCGGCCGCCGCCCGGCGGCGCAGCGCGGACCTCCTGGAGCGCTTCGACCTGGCGGCCGCGGGCGGGCGGCGGGTGGTGACCTACTCCGGCGGCATGCGCCGCCGGCTCGACCTCGCGGCCAGCCTGCTCGGCGAGCCGTCCGTGATCTTCCTCGACGAGCCGACGACCGGCCTCGACCCGCGCAGCCGGCAGAGCCTGTGGGAGGTGGTCGCCGAGCTGGCCGGGGCGGGGGTGACCGTGCTGCTCACCACGCAGTACCTGGAGGAGGCCGACCGGCTCGCCGACCGGATCGCCGTGCTGCACGGCGGCCGGCTGGCCGCCGAGGGGAGCGCGGGCGAGCTCAAGCGCCGCTTCGGCGCCCACCGCCTCGAGCTGACGATGCGCGACGCGCGGAGCTTCGCCGAGGCGGCGCGCCGGCTCGGCGACCGGGTCACGCACCGGGAGCCGGACCGGCTGGAGCTGGCGGTGGGCACCGGCGGCGACGCGGCGGAGATCCGCCGCCTGCTCGACCAGGCCGACCCCGACCGGCGGGGCCTCGCCCGCTTCGTCGTCCGCGAGGCGACCCTCGACGACGTCTTCCTCACCCTCACCGGCGACCCGGTGACCGCCCACCGGGAGGTGGCCCGTGTCTGA
- a CDS encoding RecQ family ATP-dependent DNA helicase: protein MKLSTHSTTLRRAAKSLFGWTTLRPHQLAAMRAVMKRRDALVVLPTGAGKSAIYQIPASLIPGPTVVISPLLALQQDQIAALNERQRPELRAVRISSNESPAQQAEAIAEIRDGRAEFLFITPEQLANPDRMAEVRSLGPALVAIDEAHCISAWGHDFRPDYLALGHLIDGIGRPPVVALTATASPPVRDDIVARLRLREPEVVVSGLDRPNLFVEVAHCPTEDYRWRRLIALLRDDTRPGIIYVPTRRSAEELSARLTDAGFPAQHYHGGMAAGARAELHEAFLADRVPIMVATSAFGMGIDKPNIAWVVHMALPDSPDSYFQEIGRAGRDGAPARVLLLWQAEDVGLQRFFSGGLPDETELRDLSALLRRKPRTKKELREVTGLGPRKLGQYLALLEQVGAAEPRARQRIGAPRYSPTPVDAAAAALAEAERQQSVTRSRTDMMRAFAETTACRGQTLLAYFGEQMTQVCGHCDNCHAGTSAPDDGAVGPFPVHSQVRHPEWGSGLVLSYEEDRMTVLFDEVGYKTLSVSVVSEQGLLTLD from the coding sequence ATGAAACTGTCCACGCACTCGACGACGCTGCGCCGCGCGGCGAAGAGCCTCTTCGGCTGGACCACGCTGCGGCCCCACCAGCTTGCCGCCATGCGGGCGGTCATGAAGCGCCGCGACGCCCTGGTGGTGCTGCCCACCGGCGCCGGCAAGTCGGCGATCTACCAGATCCCGGCCAGCCTGATCCCCGGCCCGACCGTGGTGATCTCCCCGCTGCTCGCCCTCCAGCAGGACCAGATCGCGGCGCTCAACGAGCGGCAGCGGCCGGAGCTGCGCGCGGTGCGGATCAGCTCGAACGAGTCGCCCGCGCAGCAGGCGGAGGCGATCGCCGAGATCCGCGACGGGCGGGCGGAGTTCCTCTTCATCACCCCGGAGCAGCTCGCCAACCCCGACCGGATGGCCGAGGTGAGGTCGCTGGGGCCGGCGCTGGTGGCGATCGACGAGGCCCACTGCATCTCCGCGTGGGGGCACGACTTCCGCCCGGACTACCTGGCGCTGGGCCACCTCATCGACGGCATCGGCCGGCCGCCGGTGGTGGCGCTGACGGCCACGGCCTCGCCGCCCGTACGCGACGACATCGTCGCGCGGCTGCGGCTGCGCGAGCCCGAGGTCGTGGTCTCCGGGCTGGACCGGCCGAACCTGTTCGTCGAGGTCGCCCACTGCCCGACGGAGGACTACCGGTGGCGGCGGCTGATCGCCCTGCTGCGCGACGACACGCGGCCCGGCATCATCTACGTGCCCACCCGGCGCTCCGCCGAGGAGCTGTCGGCCCGGCTCACCGACGCCGGGTTCCCGGCGCAGCACTACCACGGCGGCATGGCGGCCGGCGCCCGCGCCGAGCTGCACGAGGCGTTCCTCGCCGACCGGGTGCCCATCATGGTGGCCACGTCGGCGTTCGGGATGGGCATCGACAAGCCCAACATCGCCTGGGTGGTCCACATGGCGCTGCCCGACTCGCCGGACAGCTACTTCCAGGAGATCGGCCGGGCCGGCCGGGACGGTGCCCCGGCCCGGGTGCTGCTGCTCTGGCAGGCCGAGGACGTGGGGCTGCAACGCTTCTTCAGTGGCGGGCTGCCGGACGAGACGGAGCTGCGCGACCTGTCCGCGCTGCTGCGCCGGAAGCCGCGCACCAAGAAGGAGCTGCGGGAGGTCACCGGCCTGGGCCCGCGCAAGCTCGGCCAGTACCTGGCCCTGCTGGAGCAGGTCGGCGCGGCCGAACCCCGGGCGAGGCAGCGCATCGGTGCCCCCCGCTACTCTCCCACCCCGGTGGACGCCGCCGCAGCGGCCCTGGCCGAGGCGGAGCGGCAGCAGAGCGTGACCCGGTCGCGTACCGACATGATGCGGGCCTTCGCCGAGACCACCGCGTGCCGGGGGCAGACCCTGCTGGCCTACTTCGGCGAGCAGATGACGCAGGTCTGCGGGCACTGCGACAACTGCCACGCCGGCACCAGCGCCCCCGACGACGGCGCGGTCGGGCCCTTCCCGGTGCACAGCCAGGTCCGGCACCCGGAGTGGGGGTCCGGGCTGGTGCTCAGCTACGAGGAGGACCGGATGACGGTTCTCTTCGACGAGGTGGGGTACAAGACACTGTCCGTCAGCGTGGTGTCCGAACAGGGCCTGCTGACCCTCGACTAG
- a CDS encoding DUF1206 domain-containing protein has protein sequence MSLTRNAEATASRTANSRWLELLARAGFIGYGIVHLLFAWLALQIAFGKPADDGDQSGALRTLAAQPLGKFLVVTISVGLLAMAIWQALEAAVGHRAERGKERIWERLASLGRTIVYLYFAWTAFKVFSDARSNSADQQEALTGKAMESSGGRWLVGLAGLVLAAIGVGLVVYGIVKRFEKHLKTGEMSPKTRQLARRLGIAGYVAKGIAYGIAGLLIIVAAVNYDPEKARGLDAALRTLRDQSYGQLLLTLVALGIAAFGLFCFLQSRYRKV, from the coding sequence ATGTCACTCACCCGGAACGCCGAAGCCACCGCCTCCCGCACCGCGAACAGCAGGTGGCTCGAACTGTTGGCCCGTGCCGGTTTCATCGGTTACGGCATCGTGCACCTCTTGTTCGCCTGGTTGGCGCTGCAGATCGCGTTCGGGAAGCCCGCCGACGACGGCGACCAGTCCGGCGCCCTGCGCACCCTCGCCGCCCAGCCGCTGGGCAAGTTCCTCGTCGTCACGATCTCGGTCGGCCTGCTCGCCATGGCGATCTGGCAGGCGCTTGAGGCCGCCGTCGGGCACCGCGCCGAACGCGGCAAGGAACGGATCTGGGAGCGGCTGGCCTCGCTCGGGCGGACCATCGTCTACCTCTACTTCGCCTGGACGGCCTTCAAGGTCTTCTCCGACGCCAGGTCGAACAGCGCCGACCAGCAGGAGGCGCTCACCGGCAAGGCGATGGAGTCCTCGGGCGGCCGCTGGCTGGTCGGGCTGGCCGGGCTCGTGCTCGCCGCGATCGGCGTCGGCCTGGTCGTCTACGGGATCGTCAAGCGCTTCGAGAAGCACCTGAAGACCGGCGAGATGAGCCCGAAGACGCGCCAGCTCGCCCGCCGGCTCGGCATCGCCGGCTACGTCGCCAAGGGCATCGCGTACGGCATCGCCGGCCTGCTGATCATCGTGGCCGCCGTGAACTACGACCCGGAGAAGGCTCGGGGCCTGGACGCGGCGCTGCGCACGCTGCGCGACCAGTCGTACGGGCAGCTGCTGCTCACCCTCGTGGCGCTCGGCATCGCCGCCTTCGGCCTGTTCTGCTTCCTCCAGTCCCGGTACCGCAAGGTCTGA